One region of Leucoraja erinacea ecotype New England chromosome 10, Leri_hhj_1, whole genome shotgun sequence genomic DNA includes:
- the LOC129701294 gene encoding LOW QUALITY PROTEIN: tumor necrosis factor ligand superfamily member 6-like (The sequence of the model RefSeq protein was modified relative to this genomic sequence to represent the inferred CDS: deleted 1 base in 1 codon) translates to MEDRYRRAQIYTVDGNPNLSRYPNASTPPVLPPRQKQSKKDWQKVCTVAILILSLIILACLALGTTYLIQLKMQFEKIKQVQKEESSPAKMVGGPKVTEFPTFAAHLTGMHFIKNSKTLLWDATMANAFTSGIRYKEGALIIDDPGYFAIYSKIYFRGPGCKSHTLLQQTVFKRNKLFPADFTLMIARSNLYCPEKQEFWSRNSFQTGIFKLQKGDHIYVNVSNPMLVNFDQFYTFFGLHKL, encoded by the exons ATGGAAGATCGTTATCGGCGAGCACAgatttacactgtggatggcaatCCCAATCTCTCTCGGTATCCCAATGCGTCTACGCCCCCAGTTTTGCCACCAAGGCAGAAGCAATCTAAGAAGGACTGGCAGAAAGTATGTACGGTTGCAATACTGATCCTATCGTTAATAATACTGGCGTGTCTGGCACTGGGCACCACATACTTAATTCAACTCAAGATGCAATTCGAGAAAATCAAACAG GTTCAGAAAGAGGAAAGTTCACCGGCAAAGATGGTTG GGGGTCCGAAGGTTACAGAGTTCCCAACATTTGCTGCACATCTCACAG GAATGCATTTCATTAAGAATTCAAAGACACTGCTGTGGGATGCCACGATGGCCAATGCCTTCACAAGTGGAATCCGTTACAAAGAAGGCGCTTTGATCATCGACGATCCTGGCTACTTTGCAATCTACTCAAAAATCTACTTCCGAGGGCCTGGA TGCAAATCGCACACTCTGCTGCAACAGACGGTCTTCAAACGAAACAAACTCTTTCCCGCTGATTTCACTCTCATGATCGCCAGAAGCAACTTGTATTGCCCCGAGAAGCAGGAGTTCTGGTCAAGGAACAGTTTTCAAACAGGAATATTTAAATTACAGAAAGGAGATCACATATATGTGAATGTGTCAAATCCAATGTTAGTTAATTTTGATCAATTTTACACTTTTTTTGGACTACATAAGCTTTAG